From a single Raphanus sativus cultivar WK10039 chromosome 3, ASM80110v3, whole genome shotgun sequence genomic region:
- the LOC130509343 gene encoding membrane steroid-binding protein 1-like has protein sequence MALQLWQILKEAILAFFLYSPLVILTVLSLFLVLLFVIAMYQMALGWFTSLLADLRARSSTTDEVPRIPQPVQVGEITENELRQYDGSDPKKPLLMAIKHQIYDVTTSRMAYGPGGPYALFGGREVSRALAKMSFEEKDLTWDISGLSSFELEALQDWEEKFMSKYTKVGTVKVTGSEADSGIHSDIEIGLNVNVESLR, from the exons ATGGCGCTACAATTATGGCAAATTCTGAAAGAAGCGATActtgctttctttctttactCTCCGCTAGTCATCTTAACtgtcctctctctcttcctcgttCTCCTCTTCGTAATTGCTATGTACCAAATGGCCTTAGGCTGGTTTACTTCGCTGCTTGCTGATCTGAGGGCTAGATCGTCAACTACAGATGAAGTGCCACGAATTCCTCAGCCTGTTCAGGTTGGTGAGATCACGGAGAATGAGCTTAGGCAGTACGATGGCTCTGATCCTAAGAAGCCCCTTCTTATGGCCATCAAACATCAGATCTATGATGTAACTACAAGCAG GATGGCCTATGGACCAGGAGGACCATATGCTTTGTTTGGAGGGAGAGAGGTAAGCAGAGCTCTTGCAAAGATGTCTTTTGAGGAGAAAGATTTGACTTGGGATATCTCTGGTCTTAGTTCTTTTGAGCTAGAAGCTCTTCAGGATTGGGAGGAGAAGTTCATGAGCAAGTATACCAAGGTTGGAACTGTCAAAGTGACCGGTTCAGAAGCCGATTCGGGGATTCACTCAGATATAGAGATCGGTTTAAATGTCAACGTAGAATCTCTaagatga